GCAGATGTCTCTGAAAAAGTTGTCAAACGCAACGATTTGTCAAATGATGACATTAATTGGCTCGTCCCACATCAAGCTAACAAAAGGATTATAGACGCAACTGCCAGAAGAATAGATCTATCTGAGGATAAGGTCATGGTGAATATTCACAAATATGGGAATACAACTAGCGCCACATTACCTCTATGTTTAAAAGAATATGAGTCTCAACTCAAAAAAGGGGATAATCTGGTTTTTGCCGCCTTTGGTGGTGGCTTTACCTGGGGATCTATATTGTTGAGTTGGGCTTATGATAGTTAATATAAAGAACCATTAACCCTATGGAACTAAAAGAAATTCAAAACCTCATTAGATTTGTCGCAAAATCTGGCGCAAGTGAGGTTAAATTAGAAATGGATGATGTAAAGATCACCATTAAAACGGGTGGTGATGAAGTCACTTATGTAACCCAGGCAGCGCCTATGCAAGCCGCTCCTGCTCCAGCACCGGCACCAGCTCCTGCTCCAGCACCGGCAGCTCAAGCTGCTCCATCAGCCCCAGTCGCTAGTAGTGATAACGATAAGTATGTAACTGTAAAGTCTCCTATAATAGGAACATTTTATAGAAAACCAGCTCCCGAGAAACCTATGTTTGTTGAAGTGGGTGATTCTGTAAAAGAAGGTGATCCACTTTGTATCATTGAGGCAATGAAGCTATTTAATGAGATTGAAAGTGAGGTTTCTGGTACGATCGTTAAAGTATTGGTAGATGATGCAACACCAGTAGAGTTTGATCAGCCACTTTTCTTGGTGGATCCATCTTAAGACTATCTTTTAGTATAGACTTTGAAGGTGTTACGCTTTCGCGAAAGCGAGACTATCAAAAATTCCCTTTACATAATTAAGGAGATAAAGAGCGATAATGTCCGGGCGAAACACGATTTACTCTACAATTAAAACATCACATCATGTTTAAAAAAATATTGATAGCAAACCGTGGTGAAATCGCCCTGAGGGTGATACGTACCTGTAAAGAGATGGGTATCAAAACAGTAGCGGTTTATTCTACTGCTGATGCTGATAGCCTCCA
This genomic interval from Nonlabens spongiae contains the following:
- the accB gene encoding acetyl-CoA carboxylase biotin carboxyl carrier protein; the protein is MELKEIQNLIRFVAKSGASEVKLEMDDVKITIKTGGDEVTYVTQAAPMQAAPAPAPAPAPAPAPAAQAAPSAPVASSDNDKYVTVKSPIIGTFYRKPAPEKPMFVEVGDSVKEGDPLCIIEAMKLFNEIESEVSGTIVKVLVDDATPVEFDQPLFLVDPS